The Bacteroidota bacterium genome includes a window with the following:
- a CDS encoding cupin domain-containing protein — protein MTDKREKLLRFIRQNDIEVEEFPWGPHDWMSRPGLTEADHLLLVRVHMPPGKAHQFHRHPEMEEIIYVISGKAEQWVEEESRILKAGEMAHIPKDVVHGTYNPFEEPLVFLAILAPAKFEGPALVDVFEEEPWASLKTPMFFE, from the coding sequence ATGACCGACAAACGCGAAAAACTGCTTCGATTTATTCGACAAAACGACATCGAAGTCGAAGAATTCCCATGGGGCCCGCACGACTGGATGAGCCGGCCCGGACTCACAGAAGCGGACCACCTGTTGCTCGTACGTGTCCACATGCCGCCGGGCAAAGCCCATCAGTTTCATCGGCACCCGGAAATGGAAGAAATCATCTACGTGATATCTGGCAAAGCAGAGCAATGGGTTGAAGAAGAATCCCGGATACTGAAGGCTGGTGAAATGGCGCATATTCCCAAAGATGTTGTCCACGGCACCTACAACCCATTTGAAGAGCCGCTTGTATTCCTTGCTATTCTTGCGCCGGCGAAGTTTGAAGGCCCCGCACTGGTTGATGTATTCGAAGAAGAGCCATGGGCCTCCCTCAAGACACCCATGTTTTTTGAATAA
- a CDS encoding AGE family epimerase/isomerase, with product MTHEQEKAYLTTYRDGLLNDILPFWLNNAVDKAHGGFIVALNQDGSILDTDKGMWQQGRFTWLLSTLYNTVEQNDTWLSLAKSGINFMDQHGFDDDGRMFFQVTREGAPLRKRRYVFTEAFGAMAYAAYAKAANDDAAAAKAGELLRLVIRYNSTPSLIPPKGVPGTRPAQGIGVPMIAINLGQVLRETIDDPMSTDLIDQSIESIERYFMKPDLRAVMETVGPNGEFIDHFDGRTLNPGHAIEAAWFILHEASLRNNDAHLIKIGTQILDWMWERGWDKEYGGILYFRDLNNLPVQEYWQDMKFWWPHNETIIATLLAYCMTGDKKYATWHKAVHDWAYKHFPDPAHGEWFGYLHRDGRISVPLKGNLWKGPFHLPRMQWYCWQLLEARAASRTAHNS from the coding sequence TTGACGCACGAACAGGAAAAAGCATACCTTACCACGTATCGCGACGGCCTCCTCAACGACATTTTACCGTTCTGGCTTAACAACGCCGTCGACAAAGCGCACGGCGGATTCATCGTTGCCCTGAACCAGGATGGCTCAATCCTCGACACAGACAAAGGCATGTGGCAGCAGGGGCGATTTACCTGGCTCCTCTCTACCCTGTACAACACTGTTGAGCAGAACGATACGTGGCTTTCGTTAGCCAAAAGCGGCATCAATTTCATGGACCAACACGGCTTCGACGACGATGGCCGCATGTTCTTTCAGGTTACCCGTGAAGGCGCCCCACTCAGAAAACGCCGCTACGTTTTCACCGAGGCATTTGGTGCGATGGCCTATGCCGCTTATGCCAAAGCAGCCAATGACGACGCAGCCGCTGCTAAAGCCGGCGAGTTGCTTCGCCTCGTGATACGCTACAATAGTACGCCCAGCCTCATCCCTCCCAAAGGTGTGCCTGGCACGCGGCCCGCGCAAGGCATCGGTGTCCCCATGATTGCCATTAACCTGGGCCAGGTCCTCCGTGAAACCATAGATGACCCGATGAGCACCGACCTGATCGACCAGTCCATTGAATCCATCGAGCGCTATTTCATGAAACCAGATTTGCGTGCGGTCATGGAAACGGTCGGACCCAACGGCGAATTCATCGACCACTTCGATGGCCGCACGCTCAACCCGGGTCACGCCATTGAAGCTGCCTGGTTCATACTGCACGAAGCGAGCCTGCGCAACAACGATGCACACCTGATCAAAATTGGCACCCAAATCCTCGATTGGATGTGGGAACGGGGCTGGGACAAAGAATACGGTGGCATCCTCTACTTCCGAGACCTCAACAATCTACCCGTGCAAGAGTACTGGCAAGACATGAAGTTCTGGTGGCCACACAATGAAACGATTATAGCCACGCTGCTGGCTTACTGTATGACGGGTGATAAGAAATATGCCACGTGGCACAAAGCTGTGCATGACTGGGCATACAAACATTTCCCAGATCCAGCCCACGGCGAATGGTTTGGTTATCTGCATCGTGATGGACGCATTTCCGTCCCTTTAAAAGGCAATCTGTGGAAAGGCCCCTTCCATCTGCCCCGTATGCAGTGGTATTGCTGGCAGTTGCTTGAAGCGCGGGCAGCATCACGAACCGCGCATAATTCATAA